A DNA window from Bacteroides cellulosilyticus contains the following coding sequences:
- the purN gene encoding phosphoribosylglycinamide formyltransferase, producing the protein MRKNIAVLASGSGTNAENIIRYFREKSSACVALVLTNRQNAFVLERSRGLEVPCFYFPKSDWENGEAILSVLREHDIDFVVLAGFLARVPDTILHAYPNKMINIHPSLLPKFGGKGMYGDRVHEAVIAAGEKESGITIHYTNEHYDEGAIICQVKCPVLPEDTPDDLAQRIHALEYDTYPKVIEKLLESEG; encoded by the coding sequence ATGAGGAAAAATATCGCAGTTTTAGCATCGGGAAGCGGCACAAATGCCGAAAATATCATCCGTTATTTCCGGGAAAAAAGTTCGGCTTGTGTGGCCTTGGTTTTAACTAATCGTCAGAATGCGTTCGTTTTAGAGCGTTCTCGTGGGCTGGAAGTGCCTTGCTTTTATTTTCCGAAGAGTGACTGGGAGAATGGAGAGGCGATTTTATCGGTGTTGCGGGAGCATGATATTGATTTTGTAGTGCTGGCCGGTTTTCTGGCGCGCGTGCCGGATACTATTTTGCATGCTTATCCTAATAAAATGATAAATATACATCCTTCGTTGTTGCCGAAGTTCGGCGGAAAGGGCATGTATGGCGACCGTGTACACGAAGCGGTGATTGCTGCGGGCGAGAAGGAAAGTGGTATCACTATTCATTATACTAATGAACATTATGATGAGGGTGCCATTATTTGCCAGGTGAAATGCCCGGTGTTGCCGGAAGATACGCCGGATGATCTGGCACAACGTATTCATGCGCTGGAATATGACACTTATCCCAAAGTGATAGAAAAATTGCTTGAATCCGAAGGCTAA
- a CDS encoding GH3 auxin-responsive promoter family protein, which yields MNITTLLDKVYFAPRLKKIDFYANRAGELQHRVLDRLVRMAENTEWGKKYDYKSIHTYEDFRNRLPIQTYEEVKPYVERLRAGEQNLLWPSEIRWFAKSSGTTNDKSKFLPVSKEALNDTHYQGGKDAVALYLGQNPDSRFFSGQGLILGGSHSPNLNSRHGLVGDLSAILIQNIHPLVNCVRVPSKKIALMSDFEKKIEAIANSAVSKDVTSLSGVPSWMLVLIKRILEKTGKQSLEEIWPNLEVFFHGGVAFTPYREQYKEVIRSPKMHYVETYNASEGYFGTQNDPNDPSMLLMIDYGIFYEFIPLEDVGKENPRIYCLEEVEVDKNYALVISTSAGLWRYMIGDTVKFTQKDPYKFVITGRTKHFINAFGEELIVDNAEKGLARACEATGALISDYSAAPVFMDANAKCRHQWLIEFVQAPDSIENFAKILDDTLKEVNSDYEAKRQKNIALQPLEVIVARKDLFHDWLAQKGKLGGQHKVPRLSNTREYIEEMLELNN from the coding sequence ATGAATATCACAACATTGCTGGATAAGGTGTATTTTGCCCCTCGCCTGAAAAAAATCGACTTCTATGCTAACCGCGCAGGAGAACTTCAACACCGAGTTCTCGACCGCTTAGTGCGCATGGCAGAAAATACAGAATGGGGAAAGAAATATGATTATAAAAGCATTCATACTTATGAAGACTTTAGAAACAGACTACCCATACAGACTTACGAAGAGGTAAAGCCGTATGTGGAACGACTGCGTGCAGGAGAACAAAACCTGCTCTGGCCTTCGGAGATACGCTGGTTTGCCAAGTCCTCGGGCACAACGAACGATAAAAGTAAGTTCCTGCCCGTCAGCAAAGAAGCATTGAATGACACACATTATCAAGGCGGTAAAGATGCGGTTGCCCTCTATCTGGGTCAGAATCCTGACAGCCGCTTTTTCTCCGGACAAGGTTTGATTTTAGGCGGAAGCCACAGCCCCAACCTCAACTCCAGGCACGGACTTGTAGGTGATCTTTCTGCTATCCTGATACAAAATATACATCCGTTAGTGAACTGCGTCCGTGTTCCGAGCAAGAAAATTGCTCTTATGAGCGACTTTGAAAAGAAGATAGAAGCAATCGCCAACAGTGCCGTATCAAAAGATGTAACGAGCCTTTCGGGCGTTCCTTCATGGATGTTAGTACTCATTAAGCGTATTCTTGAAAAGACCGGTAAACAATCGCTGGAAGAAATATGGCCCAATCTGGAAGTCTTCTTCCATGGTGGTGTTGCTTTCACCCCTTATCGTGAACAATATAAAGAAGTGATCCGATCACCCAAAATGCATTATGTAGAAACGTACAATGCTTCCGAAGGGTATTTCGGTACGCAAAACGATCCGAATGATCCGTCCATGCTGTTGATGATCGACTACGGTATATTCTATGAGTTCATCCCATTGGAAGATGTAGGTAAAGAGAATCCCCGCATCTACTGCCTGGAAGAAGTGGAAGTGGACAAGAATTATGCATTGGTTATCTCTACCTCTGCGGGTTTGTGGCGCTATATGATTGGAGACACCGTGAAGTTCACGCAAAAAGATCCATATAAATTCGTCATCACCGGACGTACCAAGCATTTCATCAATGCTTTCGGTGAAGAATTGATTGTGGATAATGCGGAAAAAGGTTTGGCAAGGGCTTGCGAGGCTACCGGAGCATTGATTTCCGATTATTCGGCTGCTCCTGTATTTATGGATGCCAATGCTAAATGCCGTCACCAATGGTTGATTGAGTTTGTACAGGCACCGGACAGTATAGAGAATTTTGCCAAAATACTGGATGATACACTGAAAGAGGTGAATTCCGATTATGAAGCAAAACGACAGAAGAACATTGCTCTGCAACCTCTGGAGGTGATTGTTGCCCGCAAAGATTTATTCCATGACTGGCTGGCACAAAAAGGAAAGTTGGGTGGACAACACAAAGTTCCGCGTCTCAGCAATACAAGGGAATATATCGAGGAAATGCTGGAACTGAACAACTGA
- a CDS encoding ATP-dependent 6-phosphofructokinase produces the protein MRIGILTSGGDCPGINATIRGVCKTAINHYGMEVVGIHSGFQGLLTKDVESFTDKSLSGLLNQGGTMLGTSREKPFKKNGVISDVNKPALIEQNIKELGLDCVVCIGGNGTQKTAAKLAAMGLNIVSVPKTIDNDIWGTDFSFGFDSAVSIATDAIDRLHSTASSHKRVMVIEVMGHKAGWIALYSGMAGGGDVILIPEIPYNIHNIGETILNRLKKGKPYSIVVVAEGIQTDGRKRAAEYIAQEIEYETGIETRETVLGYIQRGGSPTPFDRNLSTRMGGHATELIATEQFGRMITLKGDEISSAPLEEIAGKLKLVTEDNDLVVQGRRMGICFG, from the coding sequence ATGAGAATCGGTATTTTGACTTCGGGGGGCGATTGTCCCGGCATCAATGCCACCATTCGTGGAGTGTGCAAAACTGCAATCAATCATTACGGGATGGAAGTTGTGGGCATTCATAGTGGCTTTCAGGGGTTGCTTACCAAGGATGTGGAGTCGTTTACTGATAAATCTTTGTCCGGTTTGTTGAACCAGGGCGGTACAATGCTCGGCACTTCCCGCGAGAAACCTTTCAAGAAGAACGGTGTGATATCCGATGTCAATAAACCGGCATTGATAGAACAGAATATCAAGGAATTAGGGCTGGATTGTGTGGTTTGTATCGGTGGTAACGGTACGCAGAAGACTGCTGCCAAACTGGCTGCCATGGGACTGAACATCGTATCTGTGCCTAAGACTATCGACAATGATATCTGGGGAACGGATTTCTCTTTCGGATTTGATTCGGCTGTAAGTATTGCTACGGATGCCATTGACCGCCTGCACTCTACTGCCAGTTCGCACAAGCGGGTGATGGTGATCGAGGTAATGGGGCATAAGGCAGGCTGGATTGCATTATATTCCGGTATGGCAGGTGGCGGTGATGTTATCCTGATACCCGAGATTCCTTATAATATCCATAATATAGGTGAGACTATTCTGAACCGACTGAAGAAAGGGAAACCTTATTCCATCGTGGTGGTGGCCGAAGGCATACAGACGGATGGCCGGAAACGTGCCGCTGAGTACATTGCTCAGGAGATAGAATACGAAACGGGTATTGAAACCCGCGAAACTGTGCTTGGCTATATCCAGCGGGGAGGTTCGCCCACACCTTTCGACCGGAATCTGTCTACCCGCATGGGTGGGCATGCTACGGAACTGATTGCAACAGAACAGTTTGGCCGGATGATTACGTTGAAAGGGGATGAGATTTCTTCTGCGCCACTGGAGGAAATTGCAGGGAAGTTGAAACTGGTGACGGAGGATAATGATCTGGTTGTTCAGGGACGCCGGATGGGAATTTGTTTCGGCTGA
- the fabF gene encoding beta-ketoacyl-ACP synthase II: MELKRVVVTGLGAITPIGNNVSDFWENLVNGVSGAGPITHFDASLFKTQFACEVKDFEATKYIDRKEARKMDLYTQYAIAVAKEAVEDSGLDIENEDLNRIGVIFGAGIGGIRTFEEEVSNYALTGKENGPKFNPFFIPKMISDIAAGQISIMYGFHGPNYATCSACATSTNAIADAFNLIRLGKANIIVSGGSEAAITVGGVGGFNAMHALSTRNESPTTASRPFSASRDGFVMGEGGGCLVLEELEHAKARGAKIYAEVAGVGMSADAHHLTASHPEGLGAKLVMRNALEDAEMSPEEVDYINVHGTSTPVGDISEAKAIKEVFGEHAFELNISSTKSMTGHLLGAAGAVEAIASILAIKNGIVPPTINHEEGDNDENIDYDLNLTFNKAQKREVNVALSNTFGFGGHNACVIFKKYAE, translated from the coding sequence ATGGAATTAAAAAGAGTTGTAGTAACAGGTCTCGGCGCCATTACTCCCATTGGCAACAATGTTTCCGATTTTTGGGAAAACCTTGTGAATGGGGTTAGTGGAGCAGGACCTATTACTCATTTCGATGCTTCCCTTTTCAAGACCCAATTTGCCTGCGAAGTGAAAGACTTCGAAGCTACCAAATATATCGACCGCAAAGAAGCCCGCAAGATGGACTTGTATACACAATATGCCATTGCCGTCGCAAAAGAAGCGGTTGAAGATTCCGGTCTTGACATCGAAAATGAGGATTTAAACAGAATTGGCGTCATTTTTGGCGCCGGTATCGGTGGTATCCGTACATTCGAAGAAGAGGTAAGTAACTATGCCTTAACCGGTAAAGAAAACGGTCCTAAGTTCAATCCGTTCTTCATCCCCAAGATGATTTCGGATATTGCAGCCGGACAGATTTCTATTATGTATGGTTTTCACGGTCCCAACTACGCAACTTGTTCTGCATGCGCTACTTCCACAAATGCTATTGCTGATGCCTTCAACCTGATCCGTTTGGGTAAGGCTAATATAATTGTGAGTGGTGGTTCGGAAGCTGCAATCACCGTTGGCGGTGTAGGCGGTTTCAATGCTATGCACGCATTATCAACACGCAATGAATCTCCTACAACCGCATCTCGTCCGTTCAGCGCAAGCCGTGACGGTTTCGTGATGGGTGAAGGTGGCGGTTGCCTGGTTCTTGAAGAGCTGGAACACGCCAAAGCACGTGGTGCTAAGATTTATGCAGAAGTTGCCGGTGTAGGAATGTCTGCCGACGCTCACCATCTGACCGCTTCTCATCCGGAAGGACTTGGAGCCAAGTTAGTGATGAGAAATGCGTTGGAAGATGCCGAGATGAGCCCCGAGGAAGTAGATTATATCAATGTTCACGGTACTTCTACTCCTGTAGGTGATATATCGGAAGCTAAAGCTATTAAAGAAGTATTTGGCGAGCATGCATTTGAATTGAACATCAGTTCAACAAAATCCATGACTGGTCACTTGCTGGGCGCCGCCGGTGCGGTGGAAGCCATCGCAAGTATTCTTGCAATCAAGAATGGCATCGTACCTCCGACTATCAACCACGAAGAGGGTGATAACGACGAAAACATCGACTATGACCTTAACCTTACGTTCAACAAAGCTCAAAAACGCGAAGTGAACGTAGCCCTGTCCAATACATTTGGATTTGGCGGTCATAATGCATGTGTTATTTTTAAGAAATACGCAGAATAA
- a CDS encoding DUF4254 domain-containing protein, which yields MAFSNLCNSIFEKSVADYHVTDSVDAPMNNPYELKTIEYYLYLKNWIDAVQWHFEDIIRDPQIEPNAALILKRRIDKSNQDRTDLVELIDSYFLDKYKDVKPMAEATINTESPAWAIDRLSILALKIYHMQKEVERTDTTPEHHAQCQAKLDILLEQKQDLSSAIDQLLADIESGKKYMKVYKQMKMYNDPALNPVLYAKR from the coding sequence ATGGCATTTAGTAACCTTTGCAACAGCATTTTTGAAAAGTCAGTCGCGGATTATCATGTAACGGATAGCGTGGATGCGCCGATGAACAATCCTTACGAGTTGAAGACGATTGAGTATTATCTGTATTTGAAGAATTGGATTGATGCCGTGCAATGGCATTTTGAAGATATTATACGTGATCCGCAGATTGAACCGAATGCGGCATTGATTTTGAAACGAAGAATAGACAAGTCTAATCAGGACAGAACAGACTTGGTAGAACTGATCGATAGCTATTTCCTGGATAAATATAAAGATGTGAAACCGATGGCGGAGGCTACCATTAATACGGAAAGTCCCGCATGGGCGATAGACCGTCTTTCTATTCTTGCATTAAAGATCTATCACATGCAAAAGGAGGTGGAACGTACGGATACTACTCCCGAACATCATGCTCAATGCCAGGCTAAACTGGACATCCTTCTGGAACAAAAGCAAGATCTTTCGTCGGCCATTGACCAATTGCTGGCTGATATTGAATCCGGAAAAAAATATATGAAAGTATATAAACAGATGAAGATGTATAATGACCCGGCCTTGAATCCGGTGCTTTATGCAAAAAGATAA
- the rnc gene encoding ribonuclease III, whose translation MLRNQIDKIRLLFRKDKESYFCFYKILGFYPHNIQLYQQALLHKSTSIRSEKGRPLNNERLEFLGDAILDAIVGDIVYKHFEGRREGFLTNTRSKIVQRETLNKLAVEIGLDKLVKYSTRSSSHNSYMYGNAFEAFIGAIYLDQGYERCKRFMEEKIFKNHIDLDKMSRKEVNFKSKLIEWSQKSKVEVSFELIEQFLDEDYNPMFHTEIRIEGISAGKGTGYSKKESQQNAAQAALKKIKNDAAFKEQIEATKAQNHLSENTEETDELTEETLIEENPETILPVENPEMDECKGE comes from the coding sequence GTGTTACGTAATCAAATAGACAAAATAAGGCTCTTATTCCGTAAGGACAAAGAGTCTTATTTTTGTTTTTATAAGATCCTGGGATTCTATCCCCACAACATCCAGCTCTACCAGCAGGCTTTGTTGCACAAATCCACCTCCATCCGCTCAGAAAAGGGACGCCCTTTGAATAATGAACGACTGGAATTCCTGGGTGACGCCATTCTTGACGCCATCGTGGGAGATATTGTCTATAAGCATTTCGAAGGCCGTCGCGAAGGATTTCTCACAAATACACGTTCCAAAATCGTGCAACGGGAAACTCTGAACAAGTTGGCAGTAGAAATAGGACTGGACAAGCTGGTAAAATATTCCACCCGTTCTTCCTCGCACAATAGTTATATGTACGGAAATGCTTTCGAAGCATTTATCGGTGCCATCTATCTGGATCAAGGCTACGAGCGCTGCAAGCGGTTCATGGAAGAAAAGATATTCAAGAATCACATTGACCTCGACAAGATGTCGCGTAAAGAGGTCAACTTCAAATCGAAGCTGATTGAATGGAGCCAGAAAAGCAAAGTTGAGGTCTCATTTGAGCTTATCGAGCAATTCCTTGATGAAGATTATAACCCCATGTTTCATACCGAAATCCGCATAGAAGGTATTTCGGCTGGAAAAGGAACCGGATACTCTAAAAAGGAGTCTCAGCAAAATGCCGCACAGGCTGCCTTGAAGAAAATAAAGAATGATGCTGCATTCAAAGAACAAATAGAAGCCACAAAAGCGCAGAATCATTTGTCTGAGAATACAGAAGAAACTGATGAACTCACAGAGGAGACTCTGATTGAAGAAAATCCTGAAACGATTCTGCCTGTAGAAAATCCTGAAATGGACGAATGTAAGGGCGAATAA
- a CDS encoding DUF3078 domain-containing protein, which yields MKRIYLMILFATLATIVSAQTDDKGYKEGAWVLKGVTGINMSQTAMTNWSAGGENSIAGNAYLNGSLTHKSGNWLWVTNLVLDYGLSKTKSQGMRKSSDKIGLSTQLGYAATKVWYYTLMADLNTQFAKGYNYPDKSHYISNFFAPAYSNVALGMEYRPKSNYSIFLSPVSTKMTFVSDDYLSDLGSFGVDPGDHFKIEAGAFLKARAELPVMENVNLITTADFFTPYNKDFGNVDVNWDVLISMKINKVLSATLNMTLKYDNDVKTFNDEGVERGPKVQFKEILGIGLAYNF from the coding sequence ATGAAACGTATATATTTAATGATACTATTTGCCACTTTGGCAACAATCGTCTCTGCCCAAACGGACGATAAGGGATATAAAGAAGGAGCTTGGGTACTGAAAGGTGTGACAGGTATAAATATGTCGCAAACTGCAATGACAAACTGGTCGGCCGGTGGTGAGAATTCTATTGCCGGAAATGCTTACCTGAATGGTTCACTGACACATAAGAGCGGAAACTGGCTATGGGTGACGAACCTGGTGCTGGATTATGGTCTTTCGAAAACCAAATCGCAAGGGATGAGAAAGAGTTCCGATAAGATAGGATTATCTACCCAGTTGGGCTATGCAGCCACTAAAGTTTGGTATTATACGCTTATGGCTGACTTGAATACTCAATTTGCCAAAGGATATAATTATCCGGACAAGAGTCACTATATATCTAACTTCTTCGCTCCTGCCTATTCTAATGTGGCATTGGGTATGGAATATCGTCCGAAGAGTAATTATTCTATATTCCTTTCACCTGTCTCCACAAAGATGACCTTTGTGAGCGATGATTATCTTTCTGATTTAGGTTCTTTTGGTGTTGATCCGGGGGATCACTTTAAGATCGAAGCCGGAGCTTTCCTGAAAGCCCGTGCAGAGCTGCCTGTCATGGAAAATGTGAATCTGATTACTACAGCCGATTTCTTCACTCCTTATAATAAAGACTTTGGTAATGTGGATGTCAACTGGGATGTGCTCATCAGTATGAAGATTAATAAAGTACTATCAGCAACCCTGAATATGACACTGAAGTATGATAATGATGTGAAAACCTTTAATGATGAGGGCGTTGAAAGAGGGCCGAAGGTACAGTTCAAGGAGATACTGGGTATCGGATTGGCTTATAATTTCTGA
- a CDS encoding acyl carrier protein, with the protein MSEIASRVKAIIVDKLGVEESEVTNEASFTNDLGADSLDTVELIMEFEKEFGISIPDDQAEKIGTVGDAVSYIEEHAK; encoded by the coding sequence ATGTCTGAAATTGCATCAAGAGTGAAAGCGATCATCGTCGACAAGTTAGGCGTTGAAGAATCAGAAGTTACTAACGAAGCTAGCTTCACTAACGATTTAGGAGCTGATTCTCTTGACACCGTAGAGCTTATCATGGAATTCGAAAAGGAATTCGGCATCTCCATTCCGGATGACCAAGCTGAAAAGATTGGTACTGTAGGCGACGCCGTTTCTTACATCGAAGAACACGCTAAGTAA
- the pdxB gene encoding 4-phosphoerythronate dehydrogenase PdxB, which yields MKVIVDNKIPFIKEAIGKIADEVIYVPGKDFTPALVKDADALIIRTRTQCNRELLQGSRVQFIATATIGFDHIDTEYCHEAGITWTNAPGCNSASVAQYLQSTLLLINLLKGKNLSEMTIGIVGVGNVGTKAAKVARELGMRVLLNDLPREEKEGSTDFCSLQLLAEECDVITFHVPLYKEGKYKTFHLADEAFFRSLKRSPIIINTSRGEVIETAALLKALQTGLISDAVIDVWENEPDINLSLLYKVFIGTPHIAGYSADGKANATRMSLGSLCRHFGIQADYHINPPKPENPIIIASTPTEAYLKMYDPRKDCEALKAHPELFEKLRGDYPLRREKTAFSVITP from the coding sequence ATGAAAGTTATTGTTGACAATAAAATACCTTTTATAAAGGAAGCTATCGGGAAAATAGCCGACGAAGTAATATATGTCCCCGGAAAAGACTTCACCCCTGCTTTAGTGAAAGATGCAGATGCACTAATAATCCGCACACGCACTCAATGCAACCGCGAATTACTACAAGGAAGCCGGGTACAATTCATTGCTACAGCCACAATCGGCTTCGATCATATAGATACGGAGTATTGCCACGAAGCGGGCATAACCTGGACTAATGCACCGGGATGCAACTCCGCTTCCGTAGCACAATACTTGCAATCCACACTCTTATTGATAAATCTCCTGAAAGGAAAAAACTTATCAGAAATGACCATCGGCATTGTCGGAGTAGGAAACGTAGGCACCAAAGCGGCTAAAGTGGCTCGCGAATTAGGCATGCGGGTATTGCTGAATGACTTACCACGAGAAGAGAAAGAAGGAAGTACAGACTTCTGCTCTTTGCAGCTGCTTGCCGAAGAATGTGATGTTATCACTTTCCACGTACCTTTATATAAGGAAGGGAAATATAAAACTTTTCATCTGGCCGATGAAGCTTTCTTCCGTTCCCTCAAACGTTCTCCCATCATCATCAATACTTCCCGCGGAGAAGTAATAGAAACAGCCGCTTTATTGAAAGCTCTTCAAACCGGCCTGATTTCCGATGCCGTCATTGACGTATGGGAAAACGAGCCCGACATTAATCTCTCCTTATTATATAAGGTATTCATCGGCACCCCCCATATCGCCGGATACTCGGCAGACGGAAAAGCAAATGCTACGCGAATGTCTTTGGGCTCCCTGTGCCGGCACTTCGGCATACAAGCCGACTATCACATCAATCCGCCCAAACCCGAAAATCCGATCATCATAGCATCTACCCCTACAGAAGCCTATTTAAAAATGTATGATCCGCGAAAAGACTGCGAAGCGTTGAAAGCTCACCCCGAACTATTTGAAAAGCTAAGAGGAGATTATCCGCTACGGAGAGAAAAGACAGCATTCTCCGTAATAACTCCGTAG
- a CDS encoding glycosyltransferase family 9 protein, with product MARILIIRFSALGDVAMTIPVVHSLAAEYPQHEIIVLSRTALQPLFLKLPENVSFYGADLSGKHKGLRGLNSLYAELKGLHFDYVADFHDILRAKYLRWRFRLDGVPVAAICKGRAGKKKLVRRHHKVFEKQESSFRRYADVLEKLGLPVQLKFTSIYGEGKGDFSQIEPVVGPKGNNKWIGIAPFAKHKGKIYPVEQQERVVAHFAAMPDVKVFLLGGGKSEKEVFDRWTAKYPSVISLIGKLKMDTELNLMSHLDVILSMDSANMHLASLVNVPVVSVWGATHPYAGFMGWKQLPANTVQLDLSCRPCSVYGQKPCWRGDYACLREIKPEEIIAKIEENIR from the coding sequence ATGGCACGTATCCTCATTATCCGTTTCTCTGCGCTTGGCGATGTAGCCATGACGATTCCGGTAGTGCATTCGCTGGCAGCCGAATATCCTCAGCATGAAATCATAGTGCTGAGTCGTACTGCATTGCAACCTCTTTTTCTGAAGTTGCCTGAGAATGTAAGCTTTTACGGTGCCGATTTGTCGGGGAAACATAAAGGATTACGAGGATTAAACAGTTTGTATGCAGAACTAAAAGGGCTACATTTTGATTATGTGGCCGATTTTCATGATATACTTCGCGCGAAATACTTACGATGGCGTTTTCGGTTGGATGGCGTGCCTGTAGCTGCAATATGCAAGGGGCGGGCAGGTAAGAAGAAACTGGTTCGCCGTCATCATAAGGTTTTTGAAAAGCAGGAAAGCTCTTTCCGGCGCTATGCTGATGTGCTGGAAAAGCTGGGACTTCCGGTTCAATTGAAGTTCACCTCCATCTATGGAGAGGGAAAAGGTGATTTCTCGCAAATAGAACCGGTAGTAGGCCCGAAAGGGAATAATAAATGGATAGGTATTGCTCCTTTTGCTAAACACAAGGGTAAGATTTATCCGGTAGAGCAGCAGGAACGGGTTGTTGCCCATTTTGCCGCAATGCCGGATGTGAAAGTTTTCCTTTTGGGTGGAGGGAAGAGTGAAAAGGAGGTATTCGACCGCTGGACCGCTAAGTATCCTTCCGTCATATCGTTGATTGGTAAGCTGAAAATGGATACGGAATTGAATCTGATGAGTCATTTGGATGTGATTCTTTCCATGGACTCCGCTAATATGCATTTGGCGTCTCTGGTCAATGTGCCTGTTGTTTCCGTATGGGGTGCTACGCATCCTTATGCCGGATTCATGGGGTGGAAACAGTTGCCGGCCAATACGGTGCAGCTTGACTTGTCCTGCCGTCCATGTTCGGTTTACGGGCAGAAGCCCTGCTGGCGTGGCGATTATGCTTGCCTGAGGGAGATAAAACCTGAAGAGATTATTGCGAAGATTGAAGAGAATATAAGGTAA
- a CDS encoding lipopolysaccharide kinase InaA family protein — MKIIVNPAYEHLRKFVESIPDIFESEGRVIYSGRNLIKVMTVDDGLEINIKRYGVPALVNRIAYSFFRAPKGRRAFSYPNILLQRGFETPVPIAYIEECKCGLIKYSYFISLQSSYRRNFYEFGNADVNDCRDVVIAFARYTARLHESDIMHRDYSPGNILFDKIDGEYHFMLVDINRMSFGKISIDMGCANFARLWGQKAFFELLAREYARARNADEQYCVDKVLAHRKKFWIYFAKKHQVKYKLEL; from the coding sequence ATGAAAATAATAGTAAATCCTGCATACGAACATTTGCGGAAATTTGTAGAAAGCATTCCTGATATCTTTGAAAGTGAGGGAAGGGTGATCTACTCTGGAAGAAACCTCATCAAGGTGATGACGGTGGACGATGGATTGGAGATCAATATAAAACGTTATGGGGTTCCGGCTTTGGTAAATCGGATTGCTTATTCTTTTTTTCGTGCCCCGAAAGGAAGGCGCGCCTTTTCATATCCCAATATACTGCTTCAGAGAGGCTTTGAGACCCCGGTTCCTATCGCTTATATCGAAGAGTGCAAGTGCGGTTTGATCAAATACTCTTATTTTATCAGTCTTCAATCTTCCTATCGAAGAAACTTTTATGAATTCGGCAATGCCGATGTTAACGATTGCCGGGATGTTGTTATAGCCTTTGCCCGTTATACGGCTCGCCTGCATGAATCCGATATTATGCATCGGGATTATTCTCCCGGAAATATCCTGTTCGATAAGATAGACGGTGAATATCATTTTATGTTAGTGGATATCAATCGCATGAGCTTCGGTAAGATCAGTATTGATATGGGGTGTGCCAATTTTGCCCGTTTATGGGGACAGAAAGCCTTTTTTGAATTACTTGCCAGAGAATATGCACGGGCACGCAATGCTGATGAACAATACTGCGTTGATAAAGTGCTTGCACACCGGAAGAAGTTCTGGATTTATTTTGCAAAGAAACATCAAGTGAAGTATAAACTGGAGCTATAG